From bacterium:
TATTGCTTTGCGCAGACTGCTTTCGAGCTGCATCTTCTCTACTGCCGCAGTGTTAAGTGCCTCGGTATAGAACTGATAGTTGTTGCGCCCCTGTTCCTTTGCACGATACATTGCGGAATCGGCGTTCTTTACCAGTGTTTCGACATCGTCACCATCTGTCGGGTATATGCTTACGCCTATACTTGTCGTCACAAACAGTTCCTGCCCCCCCAGCACAAATGGAGCAGACATGATCTGGGCAACACGACTGGTCACGGAAGCGATTTCATTGGCATCGGATATACTCGACAAAATGATTGTAAACTCGTCTCCTCCCATTCGGGCTATCATATCGGCCTCACGTAAATTGCCTTGAAGCCTCTCAGCGGCTGCCTTCAGCAAGAGATCGCCCACACTATGCCCAAGAGAGTCGTTTATGAGCTTAAACCTGTCCAGATCAAGAAACAGCACAGCCAGTGCAGTTTTGCGATGTTCAGAATGCGCAAGGCATTGAGTCAACCTGTCACTGAAAAGCAGACGGTTTGGCAAGCCGGTCAGGTGATCGTGATGAGCAAGATGATCGAGCTTCTGTTCATAGACTTTCTTGTCCGTTATGTTGCGCTTGATTGCGATAAATCGCTCAACCACCTTGTTCTCGTTCTTGATAGGTGTTATTGTGACATCCTCAACCACAGTGCTGCCATTCTTGCGATAGAGAGTGATCTCGCCATGCCATGTCTTGCCATTCAAGACCGACTCCCAGAGGTCATGGTAAAACTCTGAATCGTGCTTGTCCGAGATGAGAAAGTCCGGCAATTCACCCTCTACTTCGCTCAGCGTATATCCTGTCTCGCGCTCGAATGACGGATTCACAAACTCAATGCCACCTCGGATGTTCGTAATCACAATCTGGTCGTTGGCCGCATTCATAGCAGATGTCCTGATTCTGAGGTCAGTCTCTGCTTTCTTACGTTCAGCCACTTCGAAGGACAATGAAACAAGGTCGGCTATGGATGCCGCAAAACTCTGCTCATCCGCCGTCCACTCACGACAACCGCCAACATGTTCGTAACATACAACTCCAATAGTGTGTCCACTCACCAATATCGGCACATCCATCATTGAGCTGATTCCATACGGTTTGAAGTATGAATTTACGAAACTCTTTGTGCGGAGATCATTATTCGCATCAGTAACAGCAACCACCCGTTCCTGATCAACGGCTTTGAAATATTCCGGATGATCCACAACATTGAGAATCAAACCATCCGAATGCCGATCATATGCACGCTCATATAAATCAATACAGACTAAACTGCTTTGCTCATCATTAAAAAGCCAAACGCTGACTTGACCTACGTCGAGTGTTCGCGCAGATGCTTCAGTAATTTCTCTTATAGCCGCAGCAAGATCACCAAGGAAAAGGACCTTGTTATGAGTAAGTTCAACCAGCATGGCCTGCTGCTTCTTGAGGCGTTCTCCGCTGTCTAGAAGGTCCTTCTCAATCTTCCTGCGGTCCGAAATATCTCTTACAGTCTCAATGGCTCCGACTATATTTCCATCCGAATCATATAGCGGGCTGGCTTTTGCCCAACAATATTTGCCGCCAAAATCTTCCAAATAGCTCTCGCCGACAAGAATATCGCCCTCTTTGTTGTAGTTTGAATATTTACCTTGTATATCTAGGGATGGATTAAGCACAAGATCGATGAGTATGGGTATTCTCCTTCCATAAAAAGGCATAGCATACTCATTATCGCCCTTGCCGATCATCTTCCGCGCGCTGCAGTCTGTCATCTCTTCGATCGCATGATTCCAAGCAATGATCTTGCCTTCGAGGTCTATTGCAAATGTCGCGTCAGGTAGGAAGTTGATAATATCAGCAAGGCGGCGCTCTGACTCTTGCAGCGCCGTCTCGATCTGTTTGCGCCCGGTTATATTGCGGACAATTGCTACCGAATGGCCTTCCGGCAGTGGGAGTAATCTGATTTCATAATAATTATCTTTGCCATGATGCCGAATAGAATATTCTGAAACCGCCATAGCACCGGTCTCCTGCACCTGGGCATGGGCTTGTCTGAATTTATCAGCGACACTCTTGATGGGAATACTGTTGATGTGCTTACCCGCAAGTTCACTTAATGGCAGATGTGAATCGGCAGCACTGCCACCCTTGCAATTCAGAATCGTGCCACCGGCATCCATGTGAAATAGAACATCGGGCAGTGCCTGAAATATCGCCCGTAATTCCGAGTTTGCATGGAGCAGTTCTTCCGAACTCAGATCCAGCGAATGCTGAAGCAGACGCAAGTCTGTCTCGAAGTCATGATAGGCTGAGTTGACTGCCTGTAGAAATGACTCCAACTGCTCAGGATACTGATCCGGCCTGCCAAACAGCTTCCTAAGCTGCCTCTGGAGCAGGCTGTGATACTCACTCACTACTAACTCTCCCTTAGTGTGGTGATCGTCATGGATTGATTATGTAAATCTGCGTCCACGCCGGGCATAAACGGCGCAATCTCCCCATACGAATAAAAACCGGTCATTACCGTCTCTGAACCCAAAACATTGTGTACCGCTTCAATTTCTTCTTCGGTCCTCTGTTTTAAAACCAGCTTACGGGCAATACAATTGATCAGCAATGCAATCTCTGCCTTATCATGCCCGATCGCGTCACGGCTGATCTGTGCAGCATCCACTGCACCGTTTAGTAAATGGTCGAAATTCGCCTTCATCAAGCGAGCATAACAGCCGACCGGAACGTCGCCCGCAAAGGACATTGACTGTTTTTCTTCGTCAAATGCAAGAAACGCCCGGACCACTCTACGTTCATCACCGCTCTTCATTCTTAATCCCAATGGAAAGAAAAGGCTCATCGCCGTCAACCCGCCAGGCATCTTCCCCGCATATTCTCCCACATACTTCTTATACAGTTCTAATGCCGAACGTCCGTCGAGTTCATATAGGACATTGCCGTCTGATTTTGTGATGAGCCTGTCCGGTCCGAATGGATCCCATCCCACAGCCGATGCATAACCTACAAACAATTTATCGCCATAAAAGCCTATAATGGCCGCAGAACCATACTCCAGTTTGCCGTCATAAATAACACAAGTCTTGAAGAAGTCCGCGCCATCTCCGGCCAGTCCGCCGGTAACCGTGACCCCTTTGGGCAAATGCTTAGTGATACCACGCACAAGATCGCTGCCATTGACACCTATGCCTTCGGATAGAACCATTGTATGCGCAAGCCCGTCACCGGCAATAGACTCGGCAAGACGCTCCCCAACCGCGAATATGTTCTCAAAGTCGGCTATCTTGACACAGGCGCCATTGACTCGTGTGTTCTCCAAGTGCACTGCCGTAACAACAAGTGAGTCATCCAAAACTTGAGTGTTGATTATTTCGCCTGCTGTTGAACAGCCGAATACTTTGGCATGAGGATATGCTTTTACTATGTCATCAATGCCGCGTTCTTCTAGAATAGAGCGTGCACCGAACAGAAGAACCAGTTGTGCCTTATTTGATAGTTCACCAGGAAAATTCGGCTGCCAGCCATTGGATTTTGTCCATTTGAATTGCTCGACATTCATTGTATCCATACCATCCCTAAAGCTCTGCCACATGGATATACAACTCTCCTGTGAGCACATTATATTATCGGCTGACTAATATGGCGCTCTTCAGGTGATATGGTCAAATGAATGAGAATTATGACTTGTTGAGGGATTGCCGAATGAATAAAATTATGGTCTTAGCAATTTACGCACAGTAAATTGCAAGTCTCGGTCTGAA
This genomic window contains:
- a CDS encoding EAL domain-containing protein, with product MSEYHSLLQRQLRKLFGRPDQYPEQLESFLQAVNSAYHDFETDLRLLQHSLDLSSEELLHANSELRAIFQALPDVLFHMDAGGTILNCKGGSAADSHLPLSELAGKHINSIPIKSVADKFRQAHAQVQETGAMAVSEYSIRHHGKDNYYEIRLLPLPEGHSVAIVRNITGRKQIETALQESERRLADIINFLPDATFAIDLEGKIIAWNHAIEEMTDCSARKMIGKGDNEYAMPFYGRRIPILIDLVLNPSLDIQGKYSNYNKEGDILVGESYLEDFGGKYCWAKASPLYDSDGNIVGAIETVRDISDRRKIEKDLLDSGERLKKQQAMLVELTHNKVLFLGDLAAAIREITEASARTLDVGQVSVWLFNDEQSSLVCIDLYERAYDRHSDGLILNVVDHPEYFKAVDQERVVAVTDANNDLRTKSFVNSYFKPYGISSMMDVPILVSGHTIGVVCYEHVGGCREWTADEQSFAASIADLVSLSFEVAERKKAETDLRIRTSAMNAANDQIVITNIRGGIEFVNPSFERETGYTLSEVEGELPDFLISDKHDSEFYHDLWESVLNGKTWHGEITLYRKNGSTVVEDVTITPIKNENKVVERFIAIKRNITDKKVYEQKLDHLAHHDHLTGLPNRLLFSDRLTQCLAHSEHRKTALAVLFLDLDRFKLINDSLGHSVGDLLLKAAAERLQGNLREADMIARMGGDEFTIILSSISDANEIASVTSRVAQIMSAPFVLGGQELFVTTSIGVSIYPTDGDDVETLVKNADSAMYRAKEQGRNNYQFYTEALNTAAVEKMQLESSLRKAIERDEFVLHYQPRVDVKTGAILGVEALVRWRHPEMGLIPPAAFIPLAEETGLIEPIGRWVMRTACAQNKKWQTDGLDPISVAVNVSGRQFVNGSLTDDVSHILFETGLDPQFLDLELTESVLMHSIDLAIVILRKFKEMGVRLSIDDFGTGYSSLTYLKRFPIDAVKIDQSFIRDLTTNSDDAAIARAVIAMSQSLKLKVIAEGVETIDQLQVLQSMACDEIQGYFISRPLPAGELESIMRDHTYLIDSDYLDFAA
- a CDS encoding FIST C-terminal domain-containing protein; this encodes MNVEQFKWTKSNGWQPNFPGELSNKAQLVLLFGARSILEERGIDDIVKAYPHAKVFGCSTAGEIINTQVLDDSLVVTAVHLENTRVNGACVKIADFENIFAVGERLAESIAGDGLAHTMVLSEGIGVNGSDLVRGITKHLPKGVTVTGGLAGDGADFFKTCVIYDGKLEYGSAAIIGFYGDKLFVGYASAVGWDPFGPDRLITKSDGNVLYELDGRSALELYKKYVGEYAGKMPGGLTAMSLFFPLGLRMKSGDERRVVRAFLAFDEEKQSMSFAGDVPVGCYARLMKANFDHLLNGAVDAAQISRDAIGHDKAEIALLINCIARKLVLKQRTEEEIEAVHNVLGSETVMTGFYSYGEIAPFMPGVDADLHNQSMTITTLRES